Genomic window (Arcobacter aquimarinus):
TATAAACCAGATTTGGTAATAAGTGGTATTAATATTGGTGCAAATATGGGTGAAGACATAACTTATAGTGGAACAGCAGCTGGTGCTATGGAGGCAGTTATTCATGGAATTCCATCTATTGCGATTTCTCAAGTTTGTATAGATAATTGTCAAAGTATAAAAAATGGTTGGGATTTTGAATTAGCAAAAAAAACGATTTATGAATTAGCTTTAAAAATCTTAAATAGTAACTTTCCATTAGATGAAAGAAAGTTTTTAAATGTTAATATTCCACCTATTAAAGCCTCTGATTGTAAAGGTATAAAAGTTACAAAAGCTGGATTTAGAGAGTATGGAAATGATACTCATAGACATTTAAATCCAAGAGGTGAAGAGTATTACTGGATAGGATTACATCCTTTGATTTGGAAATCTTCAGAAAATAAAAATTGTGACTTTGAAGCAATAAAAGCAAATTATGTATCAATTACTCCAATTATGCTTGATATGACTTCTTATAATGATATAAAATCAATTGAAAATTGGTTAACAAAATAAAAGGAAACAAATGAATTTTACAAATTCTTTATTAAAACATATTGACAAATTAGTTGGTACATTAAGGTCTGAAGAACAATTACAAGAAATACTAAAAAGAAAATTTACAAAAAAAGAGTATAAAGTTTTTGTTGCATTTGAAGAAGGGAAAACTATAGAAGAGATAAAAGCTATAGTAAAAGATGATGAAGAAAAAATAACTGAACATTATAAAGTTGCAAAGAAAAAACTTAATCAAGAAAAAATAAAAAAAGAACTAGTAAGTTATGAATAAAAAAAGGGGAAAAGATAAAATCTTTTCCCCTTTTATATTAACAAAACAGAATCTTATAATCTTGATTCGTATCTTCTTAACATATATAATCTTTTTAACATTTTCTTTCTAGCTGATATTTTTTGTTTTTTTCTGATCTCTGTCATTGGCTCAAAATATCTTCTAGCTCTAGTTTCAGTAACAATAAGATTTCTATCACATTGTTTCTTAAACCTTCTATAAGCTTCGTCAAAAGATTCGTTATCCTTAACTTTAATGCCTGGCACTAAAATCACCCACTTTCTTTTTAAATTTAGATGTATATTATATTTAAAATTTACTTAATTCTCATTTAACAAAGAATAGACTACAATAATATTTTAAACTCTAAAGGAATTATTTTGAACCTAACTCATCTAGATAATAATAATAGACCTAAAATGGTTGATGTATCAAATAAAAATGAAACTCAAAGAATAGCCATTGCTTCAGGTGAAATAACAATGTCTAAAGAAGCCTTTGATGCAATAATTTCTAAAAATACAAAAAAAGGTCCAGTTCTACAAACAGCTGTAATTGCAGCTATTATGGGAGTTAAAAAGACTTCTGATTTAATACCAATGTGCCATCCTTTACTATTAAGTGGTATAAATTGTGATATTGAAGAAAAACCATTACTTCCTGGCTTTAAATTAATTGTAACAGCAAAATTAAATGGTCAAACAGGTGTTGAAATGGAAGCATTAACAGGGGTTTCTATTGGATTATTAACAATATACGATATGGTTAAAGCAATTGATAAATCTATGATAATTTCAAATGTACAATTAGAAAAGAAATCAGGTGGGAAAAGCGGTGATTTTGAAAGGAAAATATAATGATTGATTTAAGTAAAGAAAGATTAGAATTAAACTATCCATGTAACTGGGAATATAAACTTGTAGTTTTAGAACATATAAATATAAAAATGACAGTAAAAGAAATCATTTCAAATCGTGAACATAAAGTAAAAGAATCAAAAGTTAGTGCTAAAGGTAAATTTAAAAGTTACACATTAGAATTACTTGTTCATAATGAAGATGATAGAAAAGAATTGTTCAAACAACTAGGGGAACATGAGAATATAAAGATGGTACTATAAGAATAGATACTAAAAGAGGTATAAAATAGAAGGTATAAAAAGTCCTTCTAAAAATTATAAGATTGAATAAAAAGCATGCCAAATTAAAGAAAGAGTAAAAAAGCCTTTAGGAGAAAAGAGATAGAAAACAAGAACTAAAGAGGAAATAACAAACAAGGGTAAAAAGGGTAGGTAAAAAAAAAGCTTCTTCCAAAGAGAACTAGTAGTAGTTCAAATAGAAAGAAGCTTTGTGTGTGTAAAAACTCAAAGCTGGCAGCGACCTACGTTTCCACCAGGGGACCCGGCAGTATTATCGGCGATGAAGTGCTTGACTTCCAGGTTCGGAATGGGACTGGGTATTTCCACTTCTCTGTAGCCACCAGCAAGTTGAGTATTAAATAAATTAAGAATAAAAAAGAACTAAAATTCTGTTCACTCATAAAAATCATCACTTAGATAATTTCTCTAAATTTACTTAATACTCAACTCGTTAAGGAGTTAAGAAAAAATAATGCTAAAGTCTTTGCTTCTTAAAAAAATTGACATTTTTTCAAGGTAACATTAAACACAATATATATTAAATATAAAAACATATATTTAATAAGATAGTAAACCAAAGAATTGTTAAAATAAGCCAAACGTTCTATTAGTACTGGTCAGCTAAACGCCTTACAACGCTTACACATCCAGCCTATCAACCAGCTAGTCTTGCTGGGAACTTCAGGGAAAGTTAATCTTAGAGTTGGCTTCGAGCTTAGATGCTTTCAGCTCTTATCACATCCGTACGTAGCTACCCAACGATGCTCTTGGCAGAACAATTGGTACACCAGTGGTACGTTCATCCCGGTCCTCTCGTACTAGGGACAAATCTCTTCAACTTTCCTACGCCCACGGAAGATAGGGACCGAACTGTCTCACGACGTTCTGAACCCAGCTCGCGTACCGCTTTAAATGGCGAACAGCCATACCCTTGGGACCGACTTCAGCCCCAGGATGCGATGAGCCGACATCGAGGTGCCAAACCTCCCCGTCGATGTGAGCTCTTGGGGGAGATCAGCCTGTTATCCCCGGCGTACCTTTTATCCTTTGAGCGATGGCCCTTCCACGCAGAACCACCGGATCACTATGACCGACTTTCGTCTCTGTTCGACTTGTATGTCTCACAGTCAAGCTAGTTTATGCCATTATACTCAACAAGCGATTTCCATCCGCTTTGAACTAACCTTTGTAAGCCTCCGTTACTTTTTAGGAGGCGACCGCCCCAGTCAAACTACCCACCAGACATTGTCCTGATACAAGATAATTGTACGCAGTTAGTAACTCAAATATTCAAGGGTGGTATCTCAAGGATGGCTCCGCTAGTACTTGCGTCCTAGCATCACAGCCTCCCACCTATCCTGCACATGAATATCCAAGCTACAGTGTCAAGCTGTAGTAAAGGTGCACGGGGTCTTTCCGTCTTTCCGCGGGTAGGAGGAATTTTCACCTCCACTACAATTTCACTGGATCCCTGGTTGAGACAGCTCCCATCTCGTTACGCCATTCATGCAGGTCGGTATTTAACCGACAAGGAATTTCGCTACCTTAGGACCGTTATAGTTACGGCCGCCGTTTACTCGGGCTTCAATCAAATGCTTCGCTTGCGCTGACATCATCAGTTAACCTTCGAGCACCGGGCAGGCGTCACACCTTATACATCCACTTACGTGTTAGCAAAGTGCTGTGTTTTTGGTAAACAGTCGGGAGGGACTCTTTGTTGCAACCTCTCTAGCTTTTTGGAGCAAGTCCATATACCAAAGTAGGCACACCTTATACCGAAGATACGGTGCTAGTTTGCAGAGTTCCTTAACCAGGGTTCTTCCACGCGCCTTAGAATACTCATCCCACCCACCTGTGTCGGTTTACGGTACGGGCAACATACAATATACTTAGTGGCTTTTCTTGGCACGACAGTATCATCGATTCTCCATCTCCTCCGAAGAGTGTCAAGAGCCTGTAAGATCTCGGCCTATTGCAACCCGGATTTGCCTAAGTTACAGCCTACGTCCTTCGACCCACTATTCCATCAGTGAGCTCGATTAACTCTATGCGTCCCCACATCGCGCTTATATGTTGGTATTGAAATATTAATCAATTTGCCATCGTCTACCCCTTTCGGACTCGACTTAGGTCCCGACTAACCCTACGATGACGAGCATCGCGTAGGAAACCTTGGGTTTTCGGCGTTGAGGATTCTCACCTCAATTATCGCTACTCATGCCTGCATGCTCACTTCTATCCGCTCCAACGCTCCTTACCGGTACATCTTCTACGCTGAATAGAACGCTCTCCTACCACTCAATTAAAAATTGAATCTAAAGCTTCGGTGTACATCTTAGCCCCGTTATATTTTCCGCGCAGAATCACTAGACCAGTGAGCTGTTACGCTTTCTTTAAAGGATGGCTGCTTCTAAGCCAACCTCCTGGTTGTCACAGTAACTCCACATCGTTTTCCACTTAGATGTAACTTAGGGACCTTAGCTGTTAGTCTGGGTTGTTCCCCTCTCGACGATTGATTTTATCACCCACCGCCTGACTCCTGTGATTCCACATATAGTATTCATAGTTTGATAGGGTTTGGTACCGCGGTAAGCAGCCCTAGCCCATTCAGTGCTCTACCCCTATATGCTACAACACAAGGCTATACCTAAATATATTTCGGAGAGAACCAGCTATCACGAAGTTTGATTGGCCTTTCACCCCTATCCACAAGTCATCCCAAGACTTTTCAACGCCTGCGGGTTCGGTCCTCCACTGGCTCTTACACCAGCTTCAACCTGCTCATGGATAGATCACTTCGTTTCGGGTCTGCAGCATCTGACTAATTCGCCCTATTAAGACTCGCTTTCGCTACGGCTTCGTACTTGACTTAACCTTGCCAGACACCACAACTCGCAGGCTCATTATGCAAAAGGCAGTCCATCACCCTGATAAATCATAGGGCTCTGAATGATTGTAAGCTAATGGTTTCAGGTTCTATTTCACTCTCCTCGCTGGAGTACTTTTCACCTTTCCCTCACGGTACTTGTTCACTATCGATCTGTAAGTAGTATTTAGGATTGGAGGGTGGTCCCCCCAGTTTCAGTCAAAATATCACGTGTTCCGACCTACTCAGGATACCATTAGAGCTATTGAGAATTTAAACTACAGGAGTTTCACCTTCTATGCTACACTTTTCCAAGTATTTCATCTATCCTCTTTAGTCTCATGTTATGGTCCTACAACCCCCAATGCAAGCATTGGGTTTGTCCTAATCCGCTTTCGCTCGCCGCTACTAACGGAATCTCGTTTGATTTCTCTTCCTCTGGCTACTGAGATGTTTCACTTCACCAGGTTAGCTCCCATATTGGGTAATATAGCTCTCACTATATTGGGTTGCCCCATTCAGAAATCCCCGGATCAAAGCTCTTTGGCAGCTCCCCGAGGCTTATCGCAGCCTAATACGTCTTTCATCGCCTCTTACAGTCTAGGCATCCACCATTAGCCCTTAATAGCTTATTAATAAATAGAGTTAAACTCTATCGCATTTTTGATAATATTCTTTGGCTACTATCTTATTAAACATATTACTTAAAATATATCTAATAAAACATGTTGTGTTCTATCTATAGTTTTATTTCTAAAATTTAGATATGAAATTTTTTTTGTTTTAAATTATTTAACATTGCTGTTATATAATTCTTACGAAAAAATTAAAGACTTTAACATTATATTTTTAAATATCATTTTCAAATCTCTTTGAAAAACTTTGATTCGAAAATCAAATATAAATTCAATCTCTTTGAACTTATATTTAACTTTCTATCATCTTTTTTTATCTTAATTGAACTATTTCTATTTAAAACTCTCATTTTAAATAATAGGTGGTGGAGAATAGCGGGATCGAACCGCTGACCTCCTGCGTGCAAAGCAGGCGCTCTCCCAGCTGAGCTAATTCCCCAACCTAAATTAATCTTTACTAGATTATTTAATGGTGGGCCTATCAGGACTTGAACCTGAGACCTCACGATTATCAGTCGAGCGCTCTAGCCAGCTGAGCTATAGGCCCCTTTTACTACCTATTTAAATAATCTTTATAAACCGAATATAAAATCATATATTTTTTTAAGTTTTTAAGTTAAGAAACAAATCTTAACTTAATTCTCTGAAAGGAGGTGATCCAACCGCAGGTTCTCCTACGGTTACCTTGTTACGACTTCACCCCAGTCGCTGAATCCACTGTGGAAGGTAGCTATTTTAGCATCCCCGCTTCGAATGAGTTCAACTCCCATGGTGTGACGGGCGGTGAGTACAAGACCCGGGAACGTATTCACCGTAGCATAGCTGATCTACGATTACTAGCGATTCCAACTTCATGTAGTCGAGTTGCAGACTACAATCCGAACTGGGAGATATTTTTGAGATTTGCTCCACCTCGCGGTATTGCTGCTCTTTGTATACCCCATTGTAGCACGTGTGTAGCCCTGGACGTAAGGGCCATGATGACTTGACGTCGTCCTCACCTTCCTCCTACTTGCGTAGGCAGTCTCATTAGAGTTCTCAGCCGAACTGTTAGCAACTAATGACGAGGGTTGCGCTCGTTGCGGGACTTAACCCAACATCTCACGACACGAGCTGACGACAGCCGTGCAGCACCTGTATATAAGTTTCTGCAAGCAGACACCAATCTATCTCTAGAAAGTTCTTACTATGTCAAGTCCAGGTAAGGTTCTTCGTGTATCGTCGAATTAAACCACATGCTCCACCGCTTGTGCGGGTCCCCGTCTATTCCTTTGAGTTTTAATCTTGCGACCGTACTCCCCAGGCGGTACACTTAATGTGTTAACTGCATTACTGCAAGGTCGAGCCTCACAACAACTAGTGTACATCGTTTAGGGCGTGGACTACCAGGGTATCTAATCCTGTTTGCTCCCCACGCTTTCGCGTCTCAGCGTCAATAATGTTCCAGTAGATCGCCTTCGCAATCGGTATTCCTTCTGATCTCTACGGATTTTACCCCTACACCAGAAATTCCATCTACCTCTCCCACATTCTAGGTATACAGTTTCAAAAGCAGTTCTATAGTTAAGCTATAGGATTTCACTTCTGACTTATATACCCGCCTACACGCTCTTTACGCCCAGTGATTCCGAGTAACGCTTGCACCCTCCGTATTACCGCGGCTGCTGGCACGGAGTTAGCCGGTGCTTATTCATATAGTACCGTCATTATCTTCCTATATAAAAGGAGTTTACGCACCGAAATGTGTCATCCTCCACGCGGCGTTGCTGCATCAGACTTTCGTCCATTGTGCAATATTCCCCACTGCTGCCTCCCGTAGGAGTCTGGACCGTGTCTCAGTTCCAGTGTGACTGATCATCCTCTCAAACCAGTTAGGCGTCATAGTCTTGGTGAGCCATTACCTCACCAACAAACTGATACCATACAGACCCATCCTCTAGCACTAAAGCGTTTCCCTTGCATACTTATGTATTAAAGGCATATAGGGCATTAGCAGACGTTTCCATCTGTTATTCCTTTCTAGAGGGCAGGTTATCTATACATTACTCACCCGTGCGCCACTTAGCTGACAATTATAGCAAGCTATAATCCGTTCTCGTTCGACTTGCATGTGTTAAGCACGCCGCCAGCGTTCACTCTGAGCCAGGATCAAACTCTCCATAAATTATAGATTATTTGAAACTGACATTTTTGTATTATTTTACTAATTACAAAATTATCACTCATTATCATAGACAAGTTTTCAATGTTTTACCATCTCATCTTGTTTTATATATTTTTTATATTAACATTATTTCTTATTTTATTTCTGTAAACAATGAAACAGATTTTTATAAGATTTATATATTCGGTTTATAAAGATTACTTCATAAACTTCAATTAAATTATTTTAAAGATCATCCTAATAAACTAAAACCTTTCTCATCTCTCTTTCGTTTGATGCGCTTCAGTCAATTTGGACGGGAATTATAATAGGATTTTTTATCCTTGTCAAGAGCTTACAGCTTAAATTTAGCTAAAATTTTCAAATTTACTGTTTTTTATTCCTTTTTTCCTTTTTTACTAGCTTTTTATTGCCTTTACTCTTCTTTTCTTCCTTATTAATCTTTTATTTACTTTTTTTATATATTATAATGTTTATAACGTAATAAATAAGTTGTAATTTATAAACCATTAAATTATCTACTTAATATAAAATTACGAAAAATAAAAAAAGGAAAGAATATGTATAATAGAGATTATTTATCAAATCAATCTTCACAATATACACAAGAATCATCTAAAGTTCAATTAATGAGTTTCTTAAAAGCAACGTATCAACTATTTGCTGGTTCTTTATTAGCAGCAACTGCTGGTGCATATATTGGATTAGGAATTGTATCGTTATTGATGGGACCAGTTAAGTGGGTTTTATTTGCAATTGAATTAGCATTAATATTTTTTGTTATTCCAAGAGTTAAACATACTCCAGGATTAAATTTAGCTGTATTATTTGCATTTACATTTATCACTGGTTTAACTATTGCTCCATTATTAGCATCTATTTTTGCAATGCCTAGTGGTGCTTCTATTGTAGGTCAAGCATTTTTAATGACTTCAGTTGCATTTGGTGCAATATCAATGTTTGCAATGACAACTAAAAGAGATTTCTCTTCAATGGGGAAATTTTTATTTATTGCTTTAATTATAATGATTGTTGCAGGTATTTCTAATATCTTCATTCAATCTTCATTATTTCAATTAGCAATTGCAAGTGCCGGAGCATTATTATTCTCTGCATTTATTTTATATGATACTCAAAATATCATCAAAGGTAATTACGATTCTCCTATAGAAGCTGCATTATCTTTATATTTAGATTTCTTTAATCTATTTATATCTTTATTACAAATTTTAGGAATTATGAATAGTGGAGATAAAGAATAAAACTAACTCGAAAGAGTTAGTTTTAAATCTATAACTAAATATATGAATGAAAACTACTTAAGACTTATTGATGCTAATTTAAATAGACTACGAGAAGGTATTCGTGTAGTTGAAGATATTTTCAGATATTTATACAATGATAAACAAACTGCTTTAAAACTTAAAGAATTAAGACATTTGTCAAGATTAGAAAATTATATTGAATTACTTGAAACAAGAAATGTGAAAAATGATGTCTTAAGAAGTTCTATTAAAAGTGAACAAAATAGAAGTGATTTATCTTCTATATTAATAGCTAATTTTAAAAGAGCTCAAGAGAGTTCAAGAGTTCTTGAAGAATTTACAAAATTAACTTCTATAAAAGATAGTGAAAATTTTAAGTATATTAGATATGAACTTTACAATTTAGAAATAGTTTTAACAAAAATCACTTCAAATTCTAAATAATTTAAATTATACTCTTTATATAACTTTTTTGCTTCTTTAAAATCTAAAGATGTATTTCCTCCACTTACTCCTGATTTTTTTATATAATCAAATAACTCTTTTTTATCATCAAACTCTAATTTATACATTATAGTTTCAAATTCACATTTAAAATATTTTGAAAATGCTTTTTTGATTGAAAATTCATCTAAAATAGGTGATTTTATTTTTGTGATATTTTGTATTGTTTTAAAAGTATTAGAAGTAAACAAAACTGCATTTATTTCATTTGTAATGTATGAAAGATGTTTGATAATTTTTGATAAATCCTTTGACCATTGTAATGCCGATGAAGACAATACAATATCATAGGAATCACTTTTTATCTCATTTATAAACTCTTGAGTATCAAAATCAAAACATTTTACTTCTATGTTGCTAGCTTTTGGATGTAATTCACACATTGAGGCTGAAAAGTCTATTGCTTTATAAAAATCAATTTCCCAAGAAATATGACTGAATACTTGACCTGAACCGCATCCCAATTCTAAAATTCTTTTTGGTTTAAAATTCAATTCTCTTACTAGAGATTTTGCTACTATTTGCTGAATAATATTATGATTTTGATACTCTTTTGCATATTTTGAGAATTGATTCTTAACTGACAATTTTACTCTTTATTATAAATCTTGAAATCTTTTTTAATATTCATTTTAACTTATTCTTAATAAGTTTTAGATAAAATAATTACCATTTTTAAAAAAGGAAATAGATAATGACATCTACACTTTTAATCGTTCAGTTTGTTTTAGCAATTTTACTAAC
Coding sequences:
- the surE gene encoding 5'/3'-nucleotidase SurE translates to MKQILITNDDGYDAVGLKALIEALTPIAKITVVAPARNKSACGHSLTLDKPLRMVSVSDDFYKIDDGTPTDCIYISISNLFKEGYKPDLVISGINIGANMGEDITYSGTAAGAMEAVIHGIPSIAISQVCIDNCQSIKNGWDFELAKKTIYELALKILNSNFPLDERKFLNVNIPPIKASDCKGIKVTKAGFREYGNDTHRHLNPRGEEYYWIGLHPLIWKSSENKNCDFEAIKANYVSITPIMLDMTSYNDIKSIENWLTK
- the rpsU gene encoding 30S ribosomal protein S21, with the protein product MPGIKVKDNESFDEAYRRFKKQCDRNLIVTETRARRYFEPMTEIRKKQKISARKKMLKRLYMLRRYESRL
- the moaC gene encoding cyclic pyranopterin monophosphate synthase MoaC: MNLTHLDNNNRPKMVDVSNKNETQRIAIASGEITMSKEAFDAIISKNTKKGPVLQTAVIAAIMGVKKTSDLIPMCHPLLLSGINCDIEEKPLLPGFKLIVTAKLNGQTGVEMEALTGVSIGLLTIYDMVKAIDKSMIISNVQLEKKSGGKSGDFERKI
- a CDS encoding HP0495 family protein, producing MIDLSKERLELNYPCNWEYKLVVLEHINIKMTVKEIISNREHKVKESKVSAKGKFKSYTLELLVHNEDDRKELFKQLGEHENIKMVL
- a CDS encoding Bax inhibitor-1/YccA family protein, coding for MYNRDYLSNQSSQYTQESSKVQLMSFLKATYQLFAGSLLAATAGAYIGLGIVSLLMGPVKWVLFAIELALIFFVIPRVKHTPGLNLAVLFAFTFITGLTIAPLLASIFAMPSGASIVGQAFLMTSVAFGAISMFAMTTKRDFSSMGKFLFIALIIMIVAGISNIFIQSSLFQLAIASAGALLFSAFILYDTQNIIKGNYDSPIEAALSLYLDFFNLFISLLQILGIMNSGDKE
- a CDS encoding thiamine-phosphate pyrophosphorylase, which codes for MNENYLRLIDANLNRLREGIRVVEDIFRYLYNDKQTALKLKELRHLSRLENYIELLETRNVKNDVLRSSIKSEQNRSDLSSILIANFKRAQESSRVLEEFTKLTSIKDSENFKYIRYELYNLEIVLTKITSNSK
- a CDS encoding methyltransferase encodes the protein MSVKNQFSKYAKEYQNHNIIQQIVAKSLVRELNFKPKRILELGCGSGQVFSHISWEIDFYKAIDFSASMCELHPKASNIEVKCFDFDTQEFINEIKSDSYDIVLSSSALQWSKDLSKIIKHLSYITNEINAVLFTSNTFKTIQNITKIKSPILDEFSIKKAFSKYFKCEFETIMYKLEFDDKKELFDYIKKSGVSGGNTSLDFKEAKKLYKEYNLNYLEFEVIFVKTISKL